One stretch of Schlesneria sp. DSM 10557 DNA includes these proteins:
- a CDS encoding efflux RND transporter periplasmic adaptor subunit, whose amino-acid sequence MKKFLRWLLFILVLAGIGYAAAVPMQAYLAKRNLVHWRTDKVVQGSIKSMVNSTGTVKPKLQVAVGSFVSGPVIELNVGFNQEVKAGDLLARIDPLLYEANVARDEASLRNREADVDRVRAQLQQARNDEKRAIALHLEDSSFIAQAEMDKFKFARLSLEAQLKSAITAVKQAEATLKNSAANLGYTEIRAKMDGMVIDRKINEGQTVAASFQTPELFIIAPDLRKEVHVYASVDEADIGQIKAAQVERYPVTFTVDAYPDELFEGHVDEVRLNFTTSQNVVTYPVIVAAPNPDLKLLPGMTASLSFQVAYRENVVKIPNAALRFYPDAKHVREEDLPILEGHTEKVREPDEDQPQSNSNLASAEERTQLRKQRDQRHVWVQEGAKLRAVAVVTGLSDSQYTELVEGELKPGEALVTGIQPPNVGASR is encoded by the coding sequence ATGAAGAAGTTTCTTCGATGGCTGCTGTTCATCCTCGTTCTGGCAGGTATCGGTTATGCGGCTGCTGTTCCCATGCAGGCCTATCTTGCCAAAAGAAATCTGGTCCACTGGCGGACGGATAAGGTCGTGCAGGGTTCGATCAAGTCGATGGTGAATTCCACGGGCACCGTGAAGCCCAAGCTGCAGGTGGCCGTGGGAAGTTTCGTTTCCGGACCGGTGATCGAGCTGAATGTCGGTTTCAATCAGGAAGTGAAAGCGGGGGATCTGCTGGCGCGGATCGATCCGCTGCTGTACGAAGCCAACGTCGCTCGCGACGAAGCCTCGCTGAGAAATCGTGAGGCGGACGTCGACCGCGTGCGGGCTCAACTGCAACAGGCCCGGAATGATGAGAAGCGGGCCATTGCGCTGCATCTCGAGGATTCCTCATTCATCGCTCAGGCCGAGATGGACAAGTTCAAGTTTGCCCGGTTGTCGCTCGAAGCGCAACTCAAATCCGCGATCACGGCAGTCAAGCAGGCAGAGGCGACTCTCAAGAATTCGGCGGCCAATCTGGGCTATACCGAGATCCGGGCCAAGATGGATGGAATGGTCATCGATCGCAAGATCAATGAGGGGCAGACGGTGGCTGCGTCATTTCAGACACCGGAACTCTTCATCATCGCACCAGACCTGCGGAAAGAAGTCCATGTTTATGCTTCTGTCGATGAAGCTGACATCGGCCAGATCAAGGCGGCTCAGGTCGAACGGTATCCGGTGACCTTTACGGTCGATGCCTATCCTGACGAACTGTTCGAAGGACACGTCGATGAAGTTCGACTGAACTTTACGACCTCGCAGAACGTGGTGACCTATCCCGTCATCGTGGCGGCACCTAATCCCGATCTCAAGCTGTTGCCGGGGATGACGGCCAGCCTGTCATTCCAGGTTGCTTACCGTGAGAACGTTGTCAAAATTCCGAACGCCGCGTTGCGGTTCTACCCTGACGCGAAGCACGTGCGGGAAGAGGACCTGCCGATTCTGGAAGGTCATACGGAAAAGGTCAGAGAACCAGACGAAGATCAGCCGCAGAGCAACAGCAACCTGGCCTCGGCCGAAGAGAGAACTCAACTGCGCAAGCAGCGTGATCAGCGACATGTCTGGGTTCAGGAGGGAGCCAAACTGCGTGCTGTCGCTGTTGTGACCGGCCTCAGTGACAGCCAGTATACGGAACTGGTCGAGGGGGAACTGAAACCGGGAGAGGCGTTGGTGACGGGAATCCAGCCTCCGAACGTCGGGGCGTCGCGATGA
- a CDS encoding Hsp20/alpha crystallin family protein, translated as MSAPTIKGNDMAVFRWGQTWDPFRDLEREVDQLLARVSLFHGIRFGRQYPPVNVYERDDEFLITAELPGTRPEDLEVLISGRVLTIKGRRTGPEGIPDDRYRRQERPRGVWQRSLTLPDHIHEEKLAAEFTNGVLCIRLPKAREMQPRQIPVVNGNPRSPAE; from the coding sequence TTGTCGGCACCGACGATCAAGGGGAATGACATGGCCGTGTTTCGCTGGGGACAGACTTGGGATCCTTTTCGGGATCTGGAGCGCGAGGTCGACCAATTGCTCGCGCGGGTTTCGCTGTTTCACGGAATTCGTTTTGGACGGCAGTACCCACCCGTCAACGTCTACGAACGGGACGACGAATTTCTGATCACCGCAGAATTGCCGGGGACTCGTCCCGAGGACCTCGAAGTTCTGATCTCGGGCCGCGTGTTGACCATCAAAGGACGGCGAACGGGCCCCGAGGGAATTCCGGATGACCGCTACCGGCGACAGGAACGACCTCGCGGCGTCTGGCAACGGTCATTGACACTGCCCGATCACATTCATGAAGAGAAGCTCGCTGCCGAATTCACGAATGGTGTCCTGTGTATTCGCCTGCCCAAAGCACGTGAGATGCAGCCTCGCCAGATTCCCGTCGTGAACGGGAACCCGCGATCCCCCGCGGAATAG
- a CDS encoding Hsp20/alpha crystallin family protein encodes MSSEIVRATEVAPPPPPEYPVDQVVFTPPIDIFETPEGLMLQADLPGVSSDSLELQVQDNKLSLYGKVSSSVPSDARLIHQEYQVGHFLRSFILSDEVDHERISAKLNQGVLEVILPRLAKPEPRRIQIQTD; translated from the coding sequence ATGTCCAGCGAAATCGTCCGTGCGACCGAGGTCGCCCCTCCGCCCCCACCGGAATATCCCGTCGATCAGGTTGTGTTCACACCACCCATCGACATCTTTGAAACGCCCGAAGGCTTGATGCTTCAGGCCGATCTTCCCGGCGTCTCGTCCGATTCGCTCGAACTGCAGGTGCAGGACAACAAACTGTCGCTTTACGGCAAGGTCTCTTCGTCCGTCCCCTCAGATGCACGCCTCATCCATCAGGAATATCAGGTAGGACACTTCCTGCGGTCGTTCATCCTGAGTGACGAAGTCGATCACGAGCGGATCTCGGCCAAGTTGAATCAGGGTGTGCTCGAGGTGATTCTGCCCCGATTGGCGAAACCCGAACCACGGCGAATCCAGATCCAGACCGACTGA